The Bacillales bacterium genome includes a window with the following:
- a CDS encoding YybS family protein — MKRSNRLTEGAMAAALYGILLILALYVPVVSIVSVWFLPLPFIVYIIRNGTRSALPLWGCGMAIGLLFGSIWGLFFSLLFASGGTVAGILYRQKRPAFGILLGGALTYTAGVILVYILTIVIWDLNLINQTVETMRQAMRDSQSLLHTMGGGSQRNLEMFEQQLALYRYLAPALLAFAGATYALITQLAATPVLRKIGLGDHVLPWKPFREWQFPKSFLWYYLIILIIGFFHGFEAGSVGSIVYYNLLVVLQVVMFIQGLSFVFFYMHLRKWSKGLKGLTLILLVLLSVATGMIFRLVGVIDLGFQMRDRLRSS, encoded by the coding sequence GTGAAACGAAGTAATCGATTGACGGAAGGAGCCATGGCGGCCGCGTTGTACGGCATCCTGCTGATTCTTGCCTTGTACGTGCCTGTCGTTAGCATCGTCAGCGTCTGGTTTTTACCTTTGCCGTTCATCGTTTACATCATTCGAAACGGCACGCGGTCGGCGCTTCCGCTATGGGGATGCGGCATGGCGATCGGCCTGCTCTTCGGCAGCATCTGGGGGTTGTTTTTTTCCTTGTTGTTTGCAAGCGGAGGAACCGTGGCAGGGATTTTATACCGGCAAAAACGTCCCGCTTTCGGCATCTTGCTCGGAGGCGCACTCACGTATACGGCCGGCGTTATTCTCGTTTATATTTTGACCATTGTTATTTGGGACCTGAATTTAATCAATCAAACGGTGGAGACGATGCGGCAGGCGATGCGGGATTCGCAATCATTGTTGCACACGATGGGCGGTGGTTCGCAACGGAATCTCGAGATGTTTGAACAGCAGTTGGCGTTGTATCGATACTTGGCTCCTGCTCTTCTCGCGTTTGCCGGTGCAACGTATGCGCTCATTACGCAATTGGCCGCGACCCCCGTCTTAAGGAAAATCGGACTGGGCGACCATGTTTTGCCGTGGAAGCCTTTCCGCGAGTGGCAGTTTCCGAAAAGTTTTTTATGGTATTATTTGATCATTCTCATCATAGGATTTTTCCATGGTTTCGAGGCCGGATCGGTTGGGTCTATTGTTTATTATAATCTGCTTGTTGTCTTGCAGGTCGTCATGTTTATACAGGGACTTTCGTTTGTTTTCTTTTACATGCATTTGCGGAAGTGGTCAAAAGGATTGAAAGGGCTCACGTTGATCCTTTTGGTTCTTTTGTCCGTGGCGACCGGCATGATTTTCAGGCTTGTCGGCGTGATCGACCTTGGATTCCAAATGCGTGACCGACTTCGCTCTTCCTGA
- the rpsR gene encoding 30S ribosomal protein S18 yields the protein MPRQGRKGRRRKVCYFTVNKIKYIDYKDVDLLKRFISERGKILPRRVTGTSAKYQRPLTRAIKRARQMALLPYTKD from the coding sequence ATGCCGCGTCAAGGAAGAAAAGGACGTCGCCGTAAAGTATGTTATTTTACGGTCAACAAAATCAAGTACATCGATTACAAAGACGTAGATTTGCTGAAGCGCTTCATTTCCGAACGTGGGAAGATTTTGCCGCGTCGCGTTACGGGAACTTCCGCAAAATATCAAAGACCGTTGACGAGAGCGATCAAACGGGCCCGTCAAATGGCTCTGTTGCCTTATACAAAAGATTAA
- the ssb gene encoding single-stranded DNA-binding protein, with product MINRTVLVGRLTRDPELRYTPNGVAVATFTLACDRPFTNQQGEREADFIRCVVWRRPAENVANYLKKGSLAGVEGRIETRSFENNEGRRVFMTEVVCDRVQFLEPRGSRPQQGPEESYGGGNRQNQNQNQTPYGDDPFANDGKPIDISDDDLPF from the coding sequence ATGATTAACCGTACCGTTCTTGTCGGAAGATTGACGAGGGATCCGGAACTTCGATATACGCCGAACGGCGTTGCAGTCGCGACTTTCACGCTGGCCTGCGATCGACCGTTCACGAACCAGCAAGGTGAGCGCGAAGCAGACTTTATCCGTTGCGTCGTGTGGCGGCGCCCGGCGGAAAACGTCGCCAATTATTTGAAAAAAGGCAGTCTTGCCGGAGTCGAAGGCCGCATAGAAACTCGCAGCTTTGAAAATAATGAAGGCCGCCGAGTGTTTATGACAGAAGTGGTTTGTGACCGGGTCCAATTTTTGGAACCGCGTGGAAGCCGTCCTCAGCAAGGTCCGGAAGAATCGTACGGCGGTGGAAACCGACAAAATCAAAATCAAAATCAAACTCCTTACGGGGACGATCCGTTTGCCAATGACGGCAAACCGATTGACATCTCCGATGACGATTTGCCATTTTAA
- the rpsF gene encoding 30S ribosomal protein S6, producing the protein MNKYEIMYIVRPDLEEEGQKSVAERFDKILTDNGAEINKVEEMGKRRLAYEIDDYREGVYRVVYTTASPEAINEFDRIAKINDDIIRFMTIRDEREESVEE; encoded by the coding sequence ATGAATAAGTACGAAATCATGTACATCGTCCGTCCGGATCTTGAAGAAGAAGGTCAGAAAAGCGTTGCTGAACGTTTTGACAAAATCTTGACCGACAATGGTGCGGAAATCAACAAAGTCGAAGAGATGGGCAAACGCCGTCTCGCCTATGAAATTGATGATTATCGCGAAGGCGTGTACCGGGTGGTTTATACGACAGCGTCCCCGGAAGCGATCAATGAATTTGACCGCATTGCGAAAATCAACGATGACATCATTCGTTTCATGACGATTCGCGACGAACGCGAAGAGAGTGTAGAAGAATAG